The genomic window AACAATGACTGTTAAAACTATTATACTATAATCAATACGCCTTATTGGATTTTCTTTTTTATAGCTAGTAGCTTCACCAACATATCCTCTAGCTAGCATACTATAATAAACTTTTTCTCCTTTTTCAAAGGATTTTAAGAATAACATCATTATTGTATAGCCAATTTGTTTTATTCTCCAAAGATAGCTAGTTTTTTTATTCCAAATATTAAAAGATCTGGATTTTTGAGCTTTTCTTATATTTTCAAGTTCATCAAAGAAAACAAAAAGATATCTTACAGTCATACTAAGTATCATAGACATTTCTTTTGGAAAACCAAGTTTTCGCATAGAATTGACTATTGATTCAAGTGGGGTTACAGATGAAAGAAGAACAATAGCTGAAAGACAAACAATTAAACGACTGAGAAGCAGTGCTCCAAAAAGTATTCCTTCATAGCTTATGGTTAATCCAAGAGGTAGTGTAAAAAGCACAATACCTGGCTTTATGAAGGGCTGAAAAATAGCTATAAATCCTCCAAATGGTAGAATCATTAGAACTCTTTTTGCAAAATAACCAATGGAAACTTTTGAAAATAAAAGTAGTATTATTAAATAAATTTCTAACAATAATAAAACAAGAAAGCTTTGGGTATATACAGCATATACTACTATTAAGACAGTAAAAATAAGTTTTATTCTACCATCTAATTTATGTATTGTGCTGTCTTTCCAAGACTCTTGTTCTATTTTAGTTATTGTTGCATTCATTCTGTCACAATATCTGTGTATTTAATACAATTTATATTAATTAATATAGCATTTATATTTGTATAATTATTCATAATAATTCATAAATATATTTATTTAATGATATTATATTCTTATATATTTTTTAATATATTTTATAAATTATTTTTGATGATTTCTTCTCTTTAATACA from Methanobrevibacter sp. TMH8 includes these protein-coding regions:
- the cbiQ gene encoding cobalt ECF transporter T component CbiQ; the protein is MNATITKIEQESWKDSTIHKLDGRIKLIFTVLIVVYAVYTQSFLVLLLLEIYLIILLLFSKVSIGYFAKRVLMILPFGGFIAIFQPFIKPGIVLFTLPLGLTISYEGILFGALLLSRLIVCLSAIVLLSSVTPLESIVNSMRKLGFPKEMSMILSMTVRYLFVFFDELENIRKAQKSRSFNIWNKKTSYLWRIKQIGYTIMMLFLKSFEKGEKVYYSMLARGYVGEATSYKKENPIRRIDYSIIVLTVIVIFSVEIVNLYGII